The genomic DNA gatgcacgTCTGAAAAtttgctcgcgtcaaaatcgcagagcgtcaacactattcagatgccctgAGTTTATGCGAGCGGCAAAATTGACACTGgcatcaatttttgagtttcacgttttttccttaattttgcaatttttttggcatGCCAAataggagaaattcgcccattactaattcaCATGTCTCATGCTACAAaaataataccaaaaatgagattttaactctcacataaggccttatgggtggagacatgcaaatcacacCCTTATATCCcagtggccaactatgcatccagtaccactggttttatagcacagatacagccatatatccaaacttgcagacagcctgtttcgatcttgttagatctcatcagtgcaagctATTGCAACATGGCTTCTGAGTAGGTAGGACTTGTAGAGTAGTGAAGTagagaaaccaacctggttagggtgagatgggctaaaaggagacAAAAAGCCATGCAGTATAAATCCCTCTGAAAACAGAAGGCATTCACATAACACTGCCTTCAGATTTCAACTTTCACATAAGGCAGAGTTGTGAGTCCCATTGTTGGGCAATAAACTTTAGAAGCTTTCTGGGAGTCAGACACAATGCTAGATGGTAGTCTTGGAATTCCTTCATGCAGGCATGGACATTTTCATCAAATGGTTTTCGTCCCAGAACAGGGCAAGTTCAACAGGTCACAGGTTTCCATctttacctactgtatatagtaaatatgttttaataaataactaacCATAAATTGACTGATTCCTTTCAAGAGCACCATAGGTTGTGGGACAATACTGTTTGTACAGATGTTCTATCAGTGTGTTACTTCCAGGAACCATACTTTTCTGTTCTTGATTCATAAAATTCCAGAGATGCAAGGCATAAGAATCATTGAAAGTTTGCACATTTTGCCAGACATCATAATATCTTCTCCAGGCTGGATATGGAATAGGATAGAACCTCTGAGGgtgtaaaaaagaaatgtttccacATTTAACATCCTCTGTAGACTTAAATTGAGGAATGATACTAAACTGATTTAGAATGCGGGTAAAAAGTTGTGGACCCTGCTGCCCCCAGATTGCTCCATTATAATTCTGCACAAAGCTTTCCATGCTTTTCCAGGAAAAAATGTGGTGATTTATTAGTCCAAATATACCATTACTTGAAAACTGAGAGGACTGGGATGCAAGAAAGTTCACATCTGGGATGGGCCGTATTGATATAATGTCAGAATCCATATAAATGCCTCCATGTTTCCAAATGAGGGCCAACCTGCATCCATCTGAACTTACATGAGTCCAATATGTTTCAAATTTAGGATTTACCTATATATGAAGAGAATAATAACAGTATTGAGTGTAAGCATatgaattatattattttaaccaAATATTAGAAAATGCTCAGATAATTTTACTTTGGGTTATGTCACAGCAATATAGAAAAGTTATAGCCCAACAAATATTGAATTCATCTTAAAATAAGTATTTTGCATTCTGTAGCCTCTGtaagattttaaagtaaaaagagTGAAACAATATGTTCTTTCAAAGGTAATAATGAAAATGTTGAATTTATTTGAAGGTTGATGattaattgttcttttgttaagaCCTATAGCGTCTATAAGTTTTTCAATAGACATTTAAAAGTCTGGGTACCCTCAAATCTACACTCCACCCAGTGGccaacacccaatagtaaaaatcttTTATACTCTTCTATCATAACTCAAATTTAGATTGTCTTGTATGTCCTGCAGAGGAAATACTAAGACAAAGGTAGagaggactagggatgtagcgaactgttctgctgcgaactagttcgcgcgaacttcgaccgttcgcgtccgccgaatgttcgcgaacgtttgggaacgttcgcattttgagttcgcgttcgattcgaatacaagtcgttcgaccattcgaccgttcgaattccttcgaccgctaaaaatcgaacgatttccattcgttcgaacgattgtaagcattcgatcgaatgaaaagcattcgatcgaatggcttcgatcgttcgattcgaatgaaaatccttcgatcgaatgattaaaatccttcgatcgttcgaatcgaacgattttagcgggtgttcgaagttcgcgaactgtccacgaacgttcgcattttttgccggtgttcgcgaacggcgttcgcgaacagcaaatcggcagttcgctacatccctagagaggACATTAAACTATAATGAATAATTTTCATAAAGTTtagacattttttgaaaaaaatagttaACCATCATTTACATACACAAAATTTATGgtacaatattttaattttacactcATTGCAGACATTTCACATAATTAACCAGCTCAGTTTGTGTatcttaaaacattttaaaatccatAGGATGGAAGGAACTGTCTTTAAGTATTTCTTCTTATACACATAGGTAAGGGTTTTGTTGCCTATATGAATAGTGAAAAGAACCGCCCAACTATGGGGgactaataatataaaatgtcaattGCAGCAACAGTTCACTAATACTTAGAGACTGACCTAAGCTAGATGTGTGATGGAGGATAAATGATGGtccaataaagtaaaataaaactgtGCTCATATAATGTCAAGGCCCTGCTACCCGAGATCAAAGGGTTAACATCAGTTAGGACACGAGGTAGAGATAGACCAGAAGGCTTGCGATAGTTAGGCTCAGGAAACCATTATCTTAAGCAAcatgttttcaaaaaattctTGCACCTGCTCAGATGGAATGAGTGTCTTGACCATATATGGAAAATCTGTGCACCCCTTTTTTTAcggtaaatgctctgtaaaaggTGTAAAAACTTTTAACCATGTGTGGCTTTGGAAGCCCTTggcagttatttatcaaagtctgaatttatctcaatattttctgctacaaactccgatcaaatcggcTAGGATTtcttaagcttatttattattacattttcccaaaatttgctttccagaaaaaatccgattttcaagattttttctgatttttcatcagattttcataattttcaagatttttcgcctgaaaactcatatttttgcatgaaaactcagaaaactttggggtattgcttgaagcccagcgcacatcaaaaaatcattgggatatctcccattgacttatttgcaaccatgacaggtctgagatgatttTTGCAtacagagcttagtaaataacccccctagtatcacacttaagtagtgatgggcaaattttgcatgtttttgacgccggcgtccatttttttggcgaaaatgcgcgggcgtccattttttttgacaccggcgaattttagCCAGCAAATGTTTGCgcctgtttcgtgaatttattcgccggcggcgaatctcgcaaatttgctgcaaattcgtgcctggtgaataaattcgcccatcactacagctaaGTGCTATACTGCCGTGCTATACAGGCAAAACTCCTATTACCTTATTAatcttattatttttctttgtctAATGAACTACTTCAGTTATTTTAAAAAGCCTTTTCCTCTGAATTTTGCTTTGTAATGAGGTCCTAGTAAATAAATTACCAACATAAGTTACTATTAAAGCAAAGTCCTACAAActactacaaaataaaaataaataatttagtaaATAAGTCAACAAAAAGAGTAGGAATTTAGGCacatattgcttattttttttcctcagtctatatatttttttatacttataaagactgtaaaacattttgttcattttagaaatagtccaatatttaaaaaaaatcttttttttccaaagtcaaatcaaacatggcattttaaataaaaatttgtaataaCTATTTATACAAACACAATCTACCTCAGATAAGCCATGAATAACACCCCTTGCACGTCTACTGAGGCACAGTCTATTAGTATTCAGACTGCAAagtcttacagaacacatcaaaCGAAAATTTGTTCCATTTAGTTCCCAGCATGCCAGGAAGGATATTTCTTAGAAATTCTAGTAAAAATTCAAGGGCAGATTAATCTTAAATTTAACTGGGCAATCCAAAAGAATTGTCAATAAATATCTTCAATTACTTGATTTATGAAGCTGAactctgtataatttttttttagaatatgttTGTTTTAAGATGATCAGCTCCATACTGCCATACAGAGCAATGGGGCTCAGCCATGTTCATAGAGGAACTTAGTAGAAACGATTATTAAGACATTGTCCATTTTTGAGACAAGACCACCACCTAATAAAGGACCAATTGGTTAAATGCTttgtaagaacaaaaaaaagcacatgGGCTAGATAGAAAGTAAAATAATCTAAGACATTTCAAATCCGTTTCCCGCCCTTGCATAGcatgtatatctgtatatttatttagtgggtttttgcaaaaaaattaaagatccAACTATGATCCTTTTGGTTGACCATAAAGCTTGAGGAATCACAAATATGCACCTTGGTGTGTGGGGGCAtttcaaacaaagaaaaaatgtggaCATGTGTATTTGGAAATCTGTTCTTTGTATTGCATAGATGTTAAAAGGTTGATATACGGTATTTTAAATGCACAGCAAGGATTTCACAAGACTTTAAATATTGTTTAGAGGGCTCAGGGAGCCAGCTGTGTGTTAGAGGGGTTTATGCATGTATAGTCCCATTCCTTTTAAGAGCATCATAGGTTGTGGGACAATACTGTTGGTAGAGATGTTCTATCAGTGTGTTACTTTCAGGAACCATACTTTTCTTTTCTTGATTCATAAAATTCCACAGATGCAAGGCATAAAAATCATTGAAAGTTGGCACATTTTAGCAGACATCATATAGTAGCTTTTTTAGGCTGAGTATAGAATAGGATAGAATCTCTGAGGATTCAAAACAGAGATGTTTCCAGTCCACATTTATCATCCTCTGTTGACTTAAACTGAGGAATGACACAAAATGTCTTTAAAGTGCAAGTAAAAAGTTGTGGACCCTGCCCTGTTACAGTATTGAGAGTAAGCATAgaaattacattgttttaaccaaataattgttTGGAAATGCTCAGATAATGTAACGAAAATtaaaacttaccctggtggtccagtggttcggcggggacgcctgccacgccAGTCTGTCTCTGCCGCCATGTTGGTTTATTGGACGCGTGCGCGTCTCCACGTACTTATTGACGCGGACGCACAAGCATCTGACGCAGATGCGCAATGGCGTGAAAATCTTGACG from Xenopus laevis strain J_2021 chromosome 5S, Xenopus_laevis_v10.1, whole genome shotgun sequence includes the following:
- the LOC108718212 gene encoding alpha-1,4-N-acetylglucosaminyltransferase; the encoded protein is MSKGFRFCIILLMLMACGFFYRKSGIQPSTIFKSIISPGSKSSSSSSTYPATNVSFSSISSMDVLKKGNGIIFIETTDRMKPPSLVLCAIKSAARVYKDRSVAFFMKGLPDINTMEDELKARSHFPTLSSFDNVYFFPLQMEKLFNDTPLMPWYKKVNPKFETYWTHVSSDGCRLALIWKHGGIYMDSDIISIRPIPDVNFLASQSSQFSSNGIFGLINHHIFSWKSMESFVQNYNGAIWGQQGPQLFTRILNQFSIIPQFKSTEDVKCGNISFLHPQRFYPIPYPAWRRYYDVWQNVQTFNDSYALHLWNFMNQEQKSMVPGSNTLIEHLYKQYCPTTYGALERNQSIYG